The sequence below is a genomic window from Anaerocolumna chitinilytica.
GAGAATATAGGAGTTAATGCCTGCAGTAATCGGTATAATCAAGATAACTCCAAGGCTGCTGCAGAGTATGGATATTATTTCAGAGCAGAATACCTTTGAATTAATTATAGTGCCAAGGGAGTAATGCAGGTCTTTCATCCATAGGATAAGAGCCATGTAGCCTCCTATGAATGCAAAATAAAGCGTATTTGTAGTGGTTCCCAGGATATCTCTCGCAATATTTAAGCCGGATTGGTATAATTCGCGCTTTGAAATAGATGGATTATGAAGGTATACCTCATTCATGGAAGAAGAAATAGAGATAGCCGTATCAATAATCGCACCGATTAAGCTCATGATAATCGTACTGATAACAATTTTAGTAAAGTTGGTACCGATGAAAAGGGAGTAGAGGCTGATTTCTTCGAATTCCTCTTCACTAAAACCCTGTATACGCGTTGCAGATCCAATAATATAAATAAAGAAAAATAAAATAACTAAAGTAAGAAGTGTAGATAAAAAAGCAGCAGTGGTTTTGGGATGCTTCCCGTTAATGTAGAAAAGAGAAACATAGCTTATCAGGATACAGGCCAGAATTGTTACCACAATTGAGTTAACATTATGTGCAATCAGTATAATAGCAACATAAATAATAAAGAAATTTATCAGTAAGGAAAGAAAAGATTTTGTTCCCTTTTCTTTACCGATTATCTTCATAAGAAGAAAAAGAATAACGGCTAAAACAACTATTACATTCATCTGGTCAGACCACTCCTTTTCTTGAATTTTTGTTGCACGAATACCGTAGTGAACAAGGAAAGAGGAATGGCAAGAACGATTCCGATGCTTCCGGTGAGGGCACGAATCAGTTCCAGAGAAAGATTCATATAGAAGCTGTATCCTGTCTGAAAGCCATTTTTTAGATATATTAACAGCATAGGAATACCTCCGCTGACATAAGCAAAAAACAGTACATTTGTCATAGTACCCATAATATCTTTTCCAATTTCTCTGCCGGAATCCATTAAAGCCTTCGAGGAAAGGCTGGGATTGGTTTCACACAATTCATAGATGGAAGAGGAGATGGTAATGCACACATCCATAACAGCCCCAAGGCAGCCAACCAGAATCTCAGCCATAAAGATTTCGTGAGGAGGATGGGTTAGGAACTGCATCTCTTCATATCTAACACCCTTTTCATTGGTTACTTTCATTACAATATAGGCGATAATAAGCGTAAGAAAGGTACCAAGGAGTGTGGAAATAACTGCTGTAAAAGTCTTCTGGTTGTAGCCGCCGACCAGAATAAGTGAGAAGACGGTAAATACAATTACAACAATACTGCAGACCAGCAACAGATTGATTCCTTTTAAATACAAGTCCATCACAAGAGAGAAAAGAACAATATTAAAGATAAGACTAAATAAAGAGAAAAGCCCTTTCTTCTTGCCGACTGCTATAATAAAAACGGTAAAAAGAACAGCCATAAATACAAGATAGGTATCCCTCTTTAGCCCATTAATGGTTCCGCTAATAGCAGAAGCAGAGCTATCGTTTTTGTTAGCGTTGATACTAGTGTTATCCAGTGAAACAAACAGTTTGTCTCCCGCCTTATATTGGTTATCCGCTGCACCGGAATAGGAGTATTGGTTTTTTAACTCGACAGTTTTCCCTTTTAAGGCTCCATTTAGAATCTTGCCGGTGAGAACTTGCGTGTAAAGGATATCATTATTCTTATAATAATCCGTAATTTTTTCTTTTTTTACTATCTGTACAGTGGTTACCTTTACAATGGTTTCTTTATAGAAATTATAATCGTTATACACAAATAGGAGGGAAAATAAACAACAGATTGTTAACAGAGTATATAATAAGATTTTCTTTTTATGTAACATTAAGTTTTTCATATGCGCGCCTTTGACACAAATAATATGGTCTTAAAATCTCTAATCATCCTATCACAACGTTATTGAAATGTAAATCACTATATTTAATATAGTAAACCAAAGTCGAAGAAACATCGTCTAATAAATATAATATCAAATTTTTCAAGTATGGGGGCAAATGTTATGAAAAAAGTAACTATTCTATCCTTGCTATCTGTAGTGATAATGATTTTTGTTGTTTTATTATTAAATTTATCAGGAAAGAAACCATTTAAAGTATTACAGATGGATGATGTCATAAAAGTCGAGGTATTAGTACAACCACCTAATACAACGAAGGAAATATCGGATAGCGCACAGATTCAAAAATTAGTTGAGATTTTAAATAATGTTACAATCTACAAAAAAGATAATTCATGGAGAGAATATAGCGGCCAATATGTACAATATACAATTACCAAAAAGAATCGTGAGGTTATAACAATAGGGGCTTACAATCCGTTTTTGATTATAGATGATATTGGTTATAAAACAAAATATCAGCCTTGTGAAGATTTAAATGCACTAGCAAATTCTATAATTGGAGATTAATGTAGTTTCAGATATTTTTTATCTAACAGAGTCTATTCTGAAATAAATACTGGGTTATCCAATTTATCATATAAAACCGATAAATTGGATAACCCAGCAAAATGCTTTTTATGATTTTTGTACCCGATTTTAGAAGAATTGCTTCACTTAATAGCTATTTACGGATTGTTTCTTCTAGTACGGCTTGTTATCTTTTCCTGAATATCTATGAGAGCCGGAATAACAACAGGAAGGAATACAAGGCTTAGGAGCATGAGGCCGATTACTACTGCAATTGCAAGTTCCATCAGAATTACCAGGTTGGACGGATACAAGGTGGCAAAGGTTCCGGAGAGTATAATTGCAGCGGACAATACCACAGAACCGACATGTTTGGCTGCCAGTACGATAGCATCTTTTGGAGGAAGTTCCGGATATTCACGGAAGCGTTCCATCAAGAAGATACTATAATCAACGCCCAAAGCTGCAATCATGACAAATGCAAAGAAGGGAACATTCCATGCCATACCATTTGGATTGTTGTATAATACATCTGAAAGCCAGGAAGTAATCGACAGGGAAGTATAGTAAGCCGCAATCAGGGAACCGATGATATACACCGGAATCCAGAAGGAACGGGTAACTAAAATCAACAGTACAAAAATGGCCGAAAGTACAATAATCTGGGTAAAAGTAATATCATGGGTAGCCATATCACTCATATCCTTAGATACGGCTGTGGCTCCTGCAAAACCAAAGGATGCATTGTGAAGCTTTGAACCATTCAGGTTACTGTTTACAACTTCATTGAGGGTATCTATCAACTGTATGGAAGAATCTGCGTAAGGTTCGGTATCTAAGGTAATAGATAACTTCGCATAGGTTCTGTCGTCTGACATATATGCATTCAGCATTTTATTAATGTCATCGGAGTTTAAAGCTTCCTTCGGAATATAGAAGGATTTTGTGGCAGTTAACTGGTTAAGGAAATCATTTCCCTGGGTTAGACCATCGGTAATCTGAGTTAGACCGTCCTTTCCGGCACTGATACCATCCTTTAAATCACCTATTCCGCCGCCAAGAGCAGTAAGCTTTGTAGTAAGTGTTGCTACACCTTCGTGTATCTGATCAGCACCACTTTGCAGTTTAGCCATATTTGTGATTATCTGCTGCTGTCCTGCACTTCCTTTATTCAAGCCATCGGAGAGGGCCTTGGCACCTGTGGCCAGACTGTCGATTCCTTTAACCAATTCGGATTCTTCGGAAGTACTTGCTATTACAGATGATAGACCACTGCTTATCTGATTCAGCCCATTATTTAGCGCTGTATAATTCGTATTTGCCTGAGTCATTCCCTGAGATAACTGGTCAAGGGATTTCGATAGTGTGGCAAGATATGCTTTAAGAGTAGCAACGTCTACATCACCAGGCAGCTTTTTATCAAGGTTACCTACGGAAACTTCCATCATTTGTTCCAATTGTTTTAGCTGGCTGATTGAAGAAGTCATGGTTGTATAACCGTCTGCCAAGCTTACATAACCTGCTTTGATTTTATCCAAATTGGTCTTAATATCTTTCAGACCTTTATTCAAGGCGGCAATTCCTGTTTTTAGTTTCGTGGCACCATCAGACAGGGAGGAAGCACCCCCTGCACCTTGGGATATACCTGTGTCAACAGCCTTAAGTCCGCTATTAATCGCAGTAAGTCCATTTGCCAGATCACCAGCGCCTTTTGTCAGATCGTTAAGTTGAGAAAAGTCCGGAACGCTTAATTGATCTTCAATGGTACCAAGTCCGTCGTTTACTTTTCCTATCCCATCCTTAGCGTCAGACAAGCCTTTTGTTACTGTCTTAAGTTGACTGTCCGTATACAAATCGGCAATTGGACTGCCAAGAGGCTGGGTAGGCCCGGATACGGAGGCAACACCATTTACAGTTTTCAGGGCTTCTGTCAGATTATCAAGCGCAGCCAGTGCCTCGTTGTTATCCATGGCAGAGGGATTTTTGATAACCAGGGTTACAGGCATAGCCTTGCCGGCACCGAATTCATCGGAAATGATCTGAAAGCCTTTTACCGAAGGTGTACCTGCAGGCATATCAGCCATACTGTCAAAAGATAGTCTTGTGGTATTAAAGAATATTACCGGAGTGATAACAGCTGCAACAATTAATAATGAAAGGATAGGATGTTTTACACTGTTAGAGGTAAGTCCTGCCCAGAATTTACTTTCCTTATGTCCGGCAGCTGTTTTAGAAGGCCAGAAAAGGTGTGGTCCTAATATTCTCATTAATACCGGAGTCAGAGTGAGGATTTCAAGAAGCAGTATAGCAATTCCGATAGCTACGGAGTTGGCAGAGCGGTATACCGGGAACTGTACGAAGCTTAAGCTTACGAATCCCATAAATACAGTTAAGCCACTGTACAGAATGGTCTTACCGGAGGTTTTAAGACTCTTTATAACCGCATCATCAACAGAAAGCCCGTGGGATAACTCTTCCTTAAAGCGATTGAGTAACAGTATATGATAGTCAGTACCGATACCAAAGAGTATTACAATGATAAACATCTGGGTAAAGTTGGTGATGGGGAAGCCAAAAGCTGTATTGAGGAGACCTACAATACCCATTGAGCAAATGTAAGAAATTCCTACCGCTAAGAGGGAAACCAAAGGAGTAACAGCAGAGCGGAACATCAGGATTAGTACTACCAGGATAAAGATAATGGTGATAGCACCGCTCTTTTCCACGCCTTTATTAACGGTGTTCATATAGTCATTGGCTATTGCAGGTCCGCCGGTTATATAATGTTCAACGGGAATATCTTTTACGGCAGTATCAAAGCTGTCAATAATCTCTTTTCGGTTTCTGTCAGCGCTGTCATATGTAATCTGAACCATCAAAGTGGTTTTATCTTCAGATATTAGCTGATCCTTAGCTGAGGGTGTACCAAAAGGGTCAATAAGATTGGTGATTTTTAAGTTTTCTTTATCAGCTTTTAACTTGTCAATTCCTTTGCTGATAGCATCCATGTCATCATCGGACAGGGATTTTTCATTGTGAAATACTACGATTAAAGTATCGCCGCTGGAAGTGTTCATTTCATCCAGCATTTTTTGGGCAACGTTGGAAGGAGAATCTTCCTGTAGTGTCGCTTCCCCTTTTCCGCCGAGAATACTGCTGATGTCAGGCTGGTTAAATACAAATAGTACAGTTACGGCAACCCAAATAGCTAATATCAGATAGCGGAAGCGAATCATATTGCGCATATTTATTCCTCCTTAATTGAAATGCATTTGTACAAGATGTTTGATATAAAACACTTGTATATTATCTCAAGTGAGAGTATTTTAGTATAAGAGAAGATTTGATTCAATCGTTAATACAGGGGTATTTTGTGGGATAATCGACAAATAAGGGACAATTGTAGAATAGTTTATAAAAAAATTATAATAAATCAAAGATTTAAGGTTCGTGAAAGGAGTTATGATGAAGGATAATATCAATGACCGCAGGGTAAGAAGGACAAAAAAACTTTTGACCAAGAGTCTTACTACTTTGATGAGGGAAAAGAAAATAAATAAAATTACCGTTACGGAGCTGACAGAGTTAGCTGATGTGAACCGTTCTACCTTTTATCTATATTACAAAGATATTTATGATATGGTTGAAAAGATTGAAAATGAAATGTTTGATGATTTTAGCATAGAGCTGAACAAATTGTATCTTTCAGAAACGAAAAAGGAAAGCACTCTGTCTTTCTTTATTTTTGTCTTTGATTTCATCAGAGAGAATGCTGATATCTGCAAGATTCTTTTAGGAGAGGATGGTGATTACAACTTCTTAAATAAATTCAAAGAAGCAATTCTAAAGTACCAGCCGCCCATCATGTATAAAATGGGAGATGATATGGGAAGGTATTTTATGCCCTTTGCCATCTCCGGCTGTATCGGAGCAATCCAGCAGTGGCTGGAGGATGATCTGAAAATATCTTCCATGGATATGTCGCTTTTCTTAATGGATTTGATAACCGGTGGTATCAAATCCATAGACGAAGAATTTATCTTAAGAGATTAGAAAAAAGGGAAGAATTGTATTGTTATATTGACTTATATAGATTATCTATCTATAATGATATATATAGATAATCTATATAAAGGAGGCCGATATATGCCTATTGATAAAAGTCTGCTGACGGGCAGTACAACAACTTTAATTTTGAAACTGTTGGAAGAAAAAGATATGTACGGTTACCAAATGATTGAAACCCTTGCAAAAAAGTCAGATGATACATTTACTCTAAAAGCAGGTACTTTATATCCTATTTTGCATGGTCTAGAAAAGGACAAGATGGTGGAGTCCTATGACGATAAAACAGATGGGGCAAGAGTAAGAAAGTACTACCATATCACTACAAAAGGGCAGAAGCTTTTGAAAGAAAAGGAACAAGAGTGGGAAGTCTATACCTCGGCAGTTAATAAGGTATTGAAAGGGGGTATAGCTTATGCAGCCACTTGACGAAGTAAGAAAATACAGCCAAACCGTATGCGAACAAATAAGGTGGAAAAAAGCGCATAGCGTAATTACTGAAGAATTAGAGAATCATATATACGACCAGAGAGATGTATTTATACAGGAAGGTAAAGGGGAGGAAGAGGCAACCTATTGTGCGATAAATGAAATGGGGGATGCAGTCAGTGTCGGTTCACAATTGGACATCATTCACAGGCCAAAGCCTCAATGGATACTAATTACCTTAACGTTAGTATTGATATTGATGGGAGGGGGAATCAGTAGTTTAAATAGTATTCAATGGAATGCACAGAGTAATTTTCATATTTTACCTTTTGTTGGCGCAGTAGCAGTATTTTTCACTGCTTATTTTGTGGATTTTTCTATATTGGGAAAGTACCCGAAACAGTGCTATTTTCTGATTATGGTAATTGGATTGGCAGGGTTGTTATTCTCTTCTCAGGTTAATGGGAAAGCATGGTTTATATGGGGTGATATTTCGTTAGGATTGGTATATTTATCCTTACTATTTCCATTAACGTATTCATTATTCATCTACACAATGAGAAATAGGGGAATAATTGGTATCATCTTTAGTGGTGTAGGTTATATTCCATATGCAATTATTTTATTGCTTATTCCTACAGTTACAGGTTTTATATTGTATACTTTTTCAGCTCTTGTCCTTCTTTGTGTCGCTGTTACACGGGGGTGGTTTGGGGGCAGTAGAAAAAGAGGTTTACTTTTAGTGATAATCCCTGCAGTTACTGCAACTGCACTTCTATCTTATTGGTTTGTGCTCAATTCCTATCGGATAAGCCGTATTAGTGCTTTTTTACATCCATATTCTGATCCAAAGGGCTATCAGATTCTTCTCATTCGGAATATGTTATCGAAAGCAGAATTTATCGGAAAAGGTGCGGCCTTTGAGCAAATGAGTACGAATTCCATGTTCAACCCGCTATATGGAACTGATTTGGTACTGACGGCATTGACATCATATTATGGGTGGATTGCATTTTTTGGTGTTGTGATTGTTTTTGCTGCCTTTTCTATCATAGGATTCCTTTATATAGCAAAGCAAAAAAGCGTTCTGGGAGTAATGGTATCATTGTCAATTCTTCTTACTGTTGTAATACAGACGGTGGTTTATATCATCGGTAATTTAGGTTACGGTTTATTATCGGTACTTTCCTTGCCTCTGGTATCTTATGGTAAAACGGCATTGTTAATCAATTCAATGCTTATTGGATTTATGCTTTCCGTATTTCGAACGGGGAGTATTTTTAAGGATAGTTGTAAGCCTTATAATAAGCAAAATTCATTTATTCTCTATGAAGACGGAAGATTGATAATACAGTTAAGAAAAAGGAAAGAATTATACATAACGAAATAGTTAAAACGACACTAAGCTAGACTCCAGAAAAGAGTTACTGATTGAGCAGAGAGACCTGCTGGAGGCGAGGGTTGAAGAGATAACGATGACTTTGGAGCGTCTGAATCAAAAGATTGAACGTTATCAGCAGATTGTAGTTCCTGATAAGAAAGAATTATAATATTAATAATAGGCCGCCCGGAGTAATGATATGCTTCCTCCGAAGTAACAGATTTTTATATTTTATCTGTCTACTTTAGAGGAAGCATATCAATTCAAAATCTGGGCGGCTCTTATTATCTATATATGGGGTAATAATTAACTTTCACACATTGAGGAAAATAAATCATATAATTCCGGCAGTACCTTCTTTAGGGAAACAGGGCGCTTTCTTACTGAATCAAAATAACAGTGACTGCTTTCTCCGGTAGTTCTGAGTTTCCCGGTTGCAGCGTCAGTAATTTCATAATATACCGTCATTTTGGTTACGGTGATAGAACGGATAGAAACTTTTATATTTACAGTATCCCCAAAGCGAACCATGGATTTATATTCACAGGATAAACCCAGCAGAGCAAAGTCAATTCCTTCCTTTACCGCACGGTCATAACCAAAACCAATTTGCTCCATAAAGTCCACACGGGCTTCTTCCATCCAATGAATGTAATTAGCATGGTGGATGATGCCCATCTGGTCTGTTTCATAATAATTTGCTTTTCTGACATAAGGGTTAATATTCATTATAACAGCCTTTCTTTACACATTCATCTGGCATTCCGTTAAAAAAATCTATGCCAGCTTTTCGTATAGATTAACTTCACCGGGTTTCTCCAGAAAATCAGGAAAAGCAGAGGTAGCTTCTTTAAAATGCTTTGCCTGCATATGTTCATTCAGAGATTTCATATCATCCCACTCTTCGATAATTGTTAAAATTTTAGAATCGGATGTATCTTGAAATAATTCATAACGGATACAACCGGCATCCTTTTCATTGGTGTCCTTTACAAGCTGCTTGGCTATAGTAAGGAATTCACTTAATTTATCTGCTTTGATATAATTTTTTGCAACTACTTTAATCATTTTGAATTCTCCTTTTATTAATTTAGTTCATACAAGCTTATTATAAAGGTTATTTGTAATGAATGCAAATGAAGAAGTGGATAATATTTGCATTTTACATCTATTCTGTTATAATTTCCTATAAAAAGCTTGACTTAAAAAGCCGACAGCAGCCCTGGACCCGGTAGCGGAATATGAAATATATACGAAATTCAATGAGATAGTCGGTAAAAGGACAGCGGTCTATATCAGCCATAGACTTTCTTCCTGTAGGTTCTGCGATGAAATAGCTGTCTTCCATGAAGGTGAAATGATTGAGCAGGGAAGTCATGAAGAATTACTGGCGAATAAAAAAGGCAAGTATAGTGAGCTCTGGAATACCCAGGCACAATATTATTTAAAGGATGCATAGCAGTTCAGTTATCCTTTAATCTGCTAAAAATGCCAGGCTGTATGGTAATCGTATGTAATGAACGATTACCATACAGCCTGGCGATAATTTTTTTAGCCGTTGGTTTTACTCCACAGATTTTAAAGATTCTATCATATCTATCTGTCTGAGTTTGAAATACGTATTTATCTGCATAACCAGAGAAAAGACCATGGTTATGAGGAAAGTCCATAAAAAGCTTAAGCCTTTTACGGATTTGAAGTATACAAATTCGTCTCTTGATATCATACCCATAACAAAACCGTGGAAAACCACACCTAATAAAAGGCCGACTCCGATACTGATTATGGTCAGAAGAAGAGCTTCCCGGTAAATATACTCATTTGTTTCCATGTCATTAAAACCAAGAACCTTTAAAGTGGCAATTTCACGTTTCCTTTCACTGATATTAATTGAAGTCAGATTGTAGAGAACAATCACTGCCAGGAGGGAGGAGATTACTACAAGGAGGAGAACAACGCTGTTTAGGCTGCTGTTTTCCTTGATAGCACGGGTAAGAATATCCTTTGTAAAAGTAACATTGATTACATTTTTACTAGCAAGAAGGCTTTTGGCAAGAGCAGCACCATCACCCTTATAATCCGAAACTATCATGTTGTAAGTGGGTTCTGATTGAAAGGTTTTCGTGTAAAGAGCCTTACTGATGTAGATATAATTCTTTATATGGTTCTCTGCAATAGCACTTATGGGCAAAGAGTAGGAATTATTATCGGGGTCCTTCATACTTAGTGCATCACCTATCTTAAGATGAAAGAGCTCAGCAATTTTTTCTGATATAATTACACCATTATCATTAAGACTGATGGCTGAACCATTCTTGTAATTGCTTAACTTATAATAGTCTGTAAATGCCTTCTTGTCCTCAGGTGTAATTAAATAGGCATCCAGCTCTTTCTTTTTGGAGAGAGCGGTTACGGAAATTTGCTTAATCAGCAAAGGGTTTATGACTTCTCCTTTCTCTAACAGAGAAGTAAGTTCATTATCCATACTATTGGTGTCTTCTTTTAAAACAATCATATCGTTGTAACGGAAGATATCTCCGTACTGTTTCTCTGCCACCCCGGTAATGCTGTCTTTTACTCCAAAGCCCGTAAGCAGCAGGGCTGTGCAGCCGGATATACCGATAACAGTCATAAATACTCTGGGTTTATACCGGAAGATATTACGCATTGTAACCTTCCAGGTAAAGGAAAGATGCTTCCAGATTACACCGATACGTTCTAAAAGAATAATCTGCCCTTTTTTGGGTGGAATGGGTCGCATCAGGGCAGCCGGATGCTCTTTTAACTCATGACGGCAGAAGATAATAGTTACAATGGTCATAAGGAATACCGCTACCACCAGAATCAGAAGAAAGCTAATGGCATTAAATTGCAGGTTTAACGGCGGCAGAATATACGGAAAGCACTTATAAACAATTTGAGGAATTACACTGCAGCCTATAAAATATCCGCTGATACTGCCTAAAACAGTAGCAGTCAGTACATAAAGCAAATAGGTGGTAACGATACTTGGATCACTAAAGCCTAAAGAAGCAAGGGTACCAAGTTCTCCCCTTTCTTCAGCAATCATTCGTCCCATGGTATTGGAAGTCATCAAAACAACGATGAGAATAAAGAACAAGGGAATGACTACAGCAATCTGCTGTATTGTGCCAGCTGCAGTTTTTATATCATCGTACCCGTTAATCACATTACTTCGTTCCAGAATTGTCCACTTTGGTTTTTCTATATCTGCCAGTTTGTCTTTTGCTTCGTTTAGTTTGGATTCCCCATCAGATATCTTGGTTTGGAATTCTTTTAAATTTTTGTTGTACTTATCATAACCGTCATTTATCTTTTTATCATTCTTAGCAAGTTCTTTCTTTCCCTTTTCTATCTGAACTTTGGCACTGTCTATTTGTGTATGAAAGGCAGCGATACCCCCATTTAGTTCTTTTTCCTTGACAGTCAGGTTCTGAATGGAATTCTTCAAGGAAAGAAGACCTTGATAAGCAACGGTGTAGTTCTGCAGCTGTGCATCAAGTTCTTTATATTGAGGGCTGTCTTTTGGCAATTGGCTCATGTTTGTTTTCAAAGTGTCTAGAGCAGAGCCAAGTTCGGCTATCTTGCCATCCAACTCACTCCTTTTTATGCCGTTCTTTGCTAAAGCAGAATCAATCTGGGCCCACCCGTCTGCTATTTGTTTCTTCGCATCTGCAAAGGTTGCATTTTGTTTTGTGATAGTTTTATTCAGATCGGATTCTTTTTCTGAGAGCTCTTTTTTTGCGGTGTTTAATTTGGATGCATTCTTATCGAGAGTTTTTTTAGCATCCGATAGCTTCTTTTCACCTTTAGCCTTTTCCTTCTCAAAATCCCTTTGTTTGCTTAAGATTTTATTATTTGCCTTATCATATATTTCCTGATATCTGGCAGTCTCTCTGGAAGACTTTATACTTTCAATTTCAGTTTGCAGCTTTGTAGTCTTAGCTTTGTATTCTGAAGAAAAGGCATTGAGATTATCTGTTCCGGCTGCCAGAATATTGATATTGGTAAAGGCTTCGAGGATAAAATTCTCTTTTTTTACATAAAGAAAGGAATAGAGTTTACCGTCTCCTACAATAGTACTTCCATAATCTGCGTTGAGAAACAAGGGAGTTTTTATGGTACCGACAACAGTGAATTCTGTATTCTTTAGTTTATCACTTTCATCACTGGTAATCTTAATTTTATCTCCAAGATTATAATGGCTGTTATCTGCAATACATTCGGTCAAAGTTTCCGGCATACGGCCTTTAAGGAGTTGTACTGTATTGATGTCCTGTTCCAGGGCTTGAATTCTTAGTGCATTACCATCCGCCAGTACATCCAGGGAATAGCTGGGGGTTACTGTACGAATATTTTTCAGAGCTTTTAGGGCAGTTACATCTTCCGAGGTCAGCCCCATGGTGCTGACAATCTGAAAGTTCATTAGTTTCTGGGTCTGCATATAATTGCTGAGGGAAGAAGTGATATCAGGAACACTTTCATTGATTCCTGCAAAGAAGCCTACTCCTACCAGTATAATCATAAAAAGAGAGAGAAATCTCCCGATGGACTTTTTTATTTTAATCAAAGTATTTTTATAAAGCACTTTTCTCACCACACAATCTCACTTGGACTTTTCGGATTTTCATTTTCAACAATATGATGGACGGTTCCGTTCTTAATGTGAATAACCTTATCAGCAATATCTGCTAAAACCGCATTATGGGTAATAATAATTGTTGTTGTGCCCATGGTTCTGCAGGTATTTTGAAGCAATTCTATGATAAGCTGTCCGGTGGTGCTGTCAAGGGCTCCGGTAGGCTCATCACATAATAAAAGCTTGGGATTTTTTGCAATGGCTCTTGCAATTGCCACACGCTGCTGCTCACCGCCGGAGAGCTGAGCTGGAAAGTTATTCATGCGTTCTGCCAAACCGACTTGTTCCAGGATGGATTTGGGATCCAGGGAATCACGGCATATCTGACAGGCCAGCTCTACATTTTCAAGAGCTGTCAGATTGGCTACCAGATTGTAGAATTGAAATACAAATCCGATATCATTTCTTCTGTAATTTATAAGATTCCGCTTATTATAATTATGAACTTCCTTTTCATCCACCAGGATACTGCCATCACTGGGACTATCCATGCCGCCAAGTAGATTCAATACGGTAGTTTTTCCTGCTCCTGAAGGCCCAAGAATTACGACCAGCTCTCCTTTTTCTACGGAGAAAGAGCAGTCTCTAACAGCAGTTATGGTAACATCTCCTATGTTATATTCTTTTTTTATATTCTTTAGCTCGATAAATGCCATGGGTACAATCCTCCAAGATATTGAACATGATGTTGTATAAATTTCTCTGATATAGTATACTGACTTCGTGGCTTTCATTCAATAATCAAAATAGAA
It includes:
- a CDS encoding FtsW/RodA/SpoVE family cell cycle protein, which encodes MQPLDEVRKYSQTVCEQIRWKKAHSVITEELENHIYDQRDVFIQEGKGEEEATYCAINEMGDAVSVGSQLDIIHRPKPQWILITLTLVLILMGGGISSLNSIQWNAQSNFHILPFVGAVAVFFTAYFVDFSILGKYPKQCYFLIMVIGLAGLLFSSQVNGKAWFIWGDISLGLVYLSLLFPLTYSLFIYTMRNRGIIGIIFSGVGYIPYAIILLLIPTVTGFILYTFSALVLLCVAVTRGWFGGSRKRGLLLVIIPAVTATALLSYWFVLNSYRISRISAFLHPYSDPKGYQILLIRNMLSKAEFIGKGAAFEQMSTNSMFNPLYGTDLVLTALTSYYGWIAFFGVVIVFAAFSIIGFLYIAKQKSVLGVMVSLSILLTVVIQTVVYIIGNLGYGLLSVLSLPLVSYGKTALLINSMLIGFMLSVFRTGSIFKDSCKPYNKQNSFILYEDGRLIIQLRKRKELYITK
- a CDS encoding acyl-CoA thioesterase; translated protein: MNINPYVRKANYYETDQMGIIHHANYIHWMEEARVDFMEQIGFGYDRAVKEGIDFALLGLSCEYKSMVRFGDTVNIKVSIRSITVTKMTVYYEITDAATGKLRTTGESSHCYFDSVRKRPVSLKKVLPELYDLFSSMCES
- a CDS encoding putative quinol monooxygenase, yielding MIKVVAKNYIKADKLSEFLTIAKQLVKDTNEKDAGCIRYELFQDTSDSKILTIIEEWDDMKSLNEHMQAKHFKEATSAFPDFLEKPGEVNLYEKLA
- a CDS encoding FtsX-like permease family protein, whose amino-acid sequence is MRKVLYKNTLIKIKKSIGRFLSLFMIILVGVGFFAGINESVPDITSSLSNYMQTQKLMNFQIVSTMGLTSEDVTALKALKNIRTVTPSYSLDVLADGNALRIQALEQDINTVQLLKGRMPETLTECIADNSHYNLGDKIKITSDESDKLKNTEFTVVGTIKTPLFLNADYGSTIVGDGKLYSFLYVKKENFILEAFTNINILAAGTDNLNAFSSEYKAKTTKLQTEIESIKSSRETARYQEIYDKANNKILSKQRDFEKEKAKGEKKLSDAKKTLDKNASKLNTAKKELSEKESDLNKTITKQNATFADAKKQIADGWAQIDSALAKNGIKRSELDGKIAELGSALDTLKTNMSQLPKDSPQYKELDAQLQNYTVAYQGLLSLKNSIQNLTVKEKELNGGIAAFHTQIDSAKVQIEKGKKELAKNDKKINDGYDKYNKNLKEFQTKISDGESKLNEAKDKLADIEKPKWTILERSNVINGYDDIKTAAGTIQQIAVVIPLFFILIVVLMTSNTMGRMIAEERGELGTLASLGFSDPSIVTTYLLYVLTATVLGSISGYFIGCSVIPQIVYKCFPYILPPLNLQFNAISFLLILVVAVFLMTIVTIIFCRHELKEHPAALMRPIPPKKGQIILLERIGVIWKHLSFTWKVTMRNIFRYKPRVFMTVIGISGCTALLLTGFGVKDSITGVAEKQYGDIFRYNDMIVLKEDTNSMDNELTSLLEKGEVINPLLIKQISVTALSKKKELDAYLITPEDKKAFTDYYKLSNYKNGSAISLNDNGVIISEKIAELFHLKIGDALSMKDPDNNSYSLPISAIAENHIKNYIYISKALYTKTFQSEPTYNMIVSDYKGDGAALAKSLLASKNVINVTFTKDILTRAIKENSSLNSVVLLLVVISSLLAVIVLYNLTSINISERKREIATLKVLGFNDMETNEYIYREALLLTIISIGVGLLLGVVFHGFVMGMISRDEFVYFKSVKGLSFLWTFLITMVFSLVMQINTYFKLRQIDMIESLKSVE
- a CDS encoding ABC transporter ATP-binding protein, translated to MAFIELKNIKKEYNIGDVTITAVRDCSFSVEKGELVVILGPSGAGKTTVLNLLGGMDSPSDGSILVDEKEVHNYNKRNLINYRRNDIGFVFQFYNLVANLTALENVELACQICRDSLDPKSILEQVGLAERMNNFPAQLSGGEQQRVAIARAIAKNPKLLLCDEPTGALDSTTGQLIIELLQNTCRTMGTTTIIITHNAVLADIADKVIHIKNGTVHHIVENENPKSPSEIVW